Proteins encoded together in one Miscanthus floridulus cultivar M001 chromosome 16, ASM1932011v1, whole genome shotgun sequence window:
- the LOC136514296 gene encoding peroxidase 2-like yields the protein MAGASSRISFLGLLLAAHCALILLALAGAAHGYAPGGGVALSSAFYDESCPSAYDVVRRFIQDARVSDPRIPASLIRLHFHDCFVNGCDGSLLLDDDLPEIQSEKHVPANDKSARGFEVVDDIKSALEKACPGIVSCADILALAAEISVELAGGPRWRVLLGRRDGTTTNIENANNLPSPFDPLDKLQEKFRNFNLDDTDLVALQGAHTFGKVQCQFTQQNCTAGQSSGALENLDQVTPKVFDSKYYNNLLEGRAQLRSDQVMLSDPSAAATTTPIVHRFAGNQQDFFKNFAGSMIKMGNISPLTGKDGEIRNNCRRVNKCY from the exons ATGGCGGGAGCTTCCTCGCGCATCTCGTTTCTTGGGCTGCTGTTAGCCGCGCACTGCGCACTGATTTTGCTCGCTTTGGCTGGAGCTGCTCACGGTTATGCTCCTGGCGGCGGCGTGGCGCTGAGTTCCGCGTTCTACGACGAGTCGTGCCCCAGCGCCTACGACGTCGTCCGGCGCTTCATCCAGGACGCTCGCGTCTCCGACCCGCGCATCCCGGCCAGCCtcatccgcctccacttccacgactgcttcgtcaAC GGTTGCGACGGCTCCCTTCTGCTGGACGACGATCTCCCGGAGATCCAGTCCGAGAAACACGTGCCTGCCAACGACAAATCAGCACGTGGCTTCGAGGTGGTCGACGACATCAAGAGCGCTCTGGAGAAAGCGTGCCCTGGCATCGTCTCCTGCGCTGACATCCTCGCCCTGGCAGCCGAGATCTCCGTCGAACTC GCTGGAGGGCCACGATGGAGGGTGCTGCTCGGCCGGCGAGACGGCACGACGACTAACATCGAGAACGCCAACAACCTACCCAGCCCTTTCGACCCCCTGGACAAGCTCCAGGAGAAGTTCAGGAACTTCAACCTTGACGACACTGACCTCGTCGCCCTCCAAG GAGCGCACACATTCGGCAAAGTACAGTGCCAGTTCACGCAGCAGAATTGCACGGCCGGCCAGTCCAGCGGCGCACTGGAGAACCTGGACCAGGTCACACCCAAGGTGTTCGACAGCAAGTATTACAACAACCTCTTAGAGGGCCGCGCTCAGCTCCGGTCCGACCAGGTTATGCTATCGGACCCTTCTGCGGCGGCGACCACTACTCCCATTGTTCATCGGTTCGCAGGGAACCAACAGGATTTTTTCAAAAACTTTGCGGGATCCATGATTAAGATGGGAAACATTAGTCCGCTGACAGGAAAGGATGGGGAGATCAGGAACAACTGCCGGAGGGTTAACAAATGCTACTGA